A single Chanos chanos chromosome 8, fChaCha1.1, whole genome shotgun sequence DNA region contains:
- the LOC115818300 gene encoding trace amine-associated receptor 4-like, with product MKNTDLNQTGEMAAVLFCFPHLQNSCPRTLRLSVIRVAMYAFMLTTILMTVCGNLLVIIAISHFKQLHSPTNFILISLALVDCCLGCFVMPFSMLRTVEGCWYLGKHFCRVHSSLDIMFSTVSILHLCLVSIDRYRAICHPLQYKTNVSTLNVIIYIVVIWLTASTFSFGLVFSEVTTENFKTLVLLDSCIGSCVFICGKQCGITVFLVAFFIPGTVMSCLYIKIFHVARKHARVISDRMATVACHELKNRVSEQRERKAAKTLAIVMCVFLLCWVPFLCASLVDPFLNFVTPVDVFEALFWFGYFNSTCNPVIYAFFYLHFRKAFKIIIAKIFGLKITSTTLFSS from the coding sequence ATGAAGAACACAGACCTGAATCAGACTGGTGAGATGGcagctgtgttgttctgtttccCTCATCTGCAAAACTCCTGCCCTCGAACTCTCAGATTGTCTGTTATAAGGGTGGCTATGTACGCCTTCATGCTGACCACCattctaatgactgtgtgtggaaaCCTTCTGGTCATAATTGCTATATCACATTTCAAACAACTACACAGTCCCACTAATTTCATCCTTATATCCTTGGCCTTGGTTGATTGTTGTTTAGGCTGCTTTGTTATGCCTTTCAGTATGTTGAGAACAGTTGAAGGATGCTGGTACTTGGGGAAACATTTCTGTAGAGTCCATTCCAGTCTAGACATTATGTTCTCTACAGTATCTATATTGCATCTGTGTTTGGTTTCAATTGACAGATACCGGGCCATCTGTCATCCTTTGCAATACAAGACAAATGTTTCTACCCTCAACGTGATCATATATATAGTTGTCATCTGGTTGACTGCATCTACTTTCAGTTTTGGGCTTGTGTTCTCAGAGGTAACTACGGAGAATTTCAAGACACTTGTACTACTGGATTCTTGCATTGgtagctgtgttttcatttgtggtAAACAATGTGGGATCACCGTTTTTCTTGTAGCTTTCTTCATTCCAGGAACTGTAATGTCCTGTTTATATATTAAGATCTTTCATGTTGCTAGAAAACATGCCAGGGTCATTTCTGACAGAATGGCCACAGTTGCTTGTCATGAATTAAAGAACAGAgtatcagagcagagagagaggaaggctgCTAAAACGTTGGCAatagtaatgtgtgtttttctgctatgCTGGGTCCCCTTCCTCTGTGCTTCTCTTGTTGATCCATTCCTGAACTTTGTTACACCTGTTGATGTTTTTGAGGCCCTCTTCTGGTTTGGTTACTTTAATTCTACATGCAACCCTGTAATCTATGCCTTCTTCTATCTGCACTTTCGAAAGGCATTTAAAATTATTATAGCAAAGATTTTTGGCCTCAAGATTACCTCTACTACTTTGTTCTCTTCATGA